Below is a window of Verrucomicrobiia bacterium DNA.
CCATCAAGCTGCGGTATAAAAATTCCCTCGGCAAAGGCACCGTCGTATTAGTCGATCTCTACCAGAAACAGTAACGTCCACAGCGGTGGCGGGTGGCGAATTCCGGGCGTGCGGCTGTTGGAAGACGACCGCACGCCCGCCACGCGTCGAGACTACGGCCCCGCCCGGCACCGTCAACGTATTTGCGCGCTTGCCAGCGCAGACGTTCCTGCCTAGACTCGCTGTCGGTGAGCGTTTAAAATAAACGCTTCGACGCTCAAAACCACAACCAACTCTTGGAAAGGTTTGTCATGAAACGGATCTTGCTGCTACCGCTGTTGTTCGGACTGATGGCCCTGCCGACCGCGCGGGCTGACCAAAAGGAAGACGATGCCGCCATCCACCAGCGCCACGATGAATGGACCGCCGCGTGGAACAAACACGATCCCAAGCTCCTCGCCGCGTTCTTCGCGACGGACGGCGACCTCATCAACCCTTGGGGACGCCAGGCCAAAGGCCCGGCCGAGATTGAGAAACTCTTCACGGACGAACACACGGGCACCGGTATGGCGGTTGGCAGTACGTACACCGGCACGATTGAAAACATCCGCTACCTCGGCAAAAACGTCGCGGTCGTGGACGTGGCGGGGGAAGTCCAGCTCGCGAAAGCCGCCGATGGCACCGAGCCCCCGCCGGTCAAGCATCACCTCACGTGGGTCGCCGAGAAGCAGCACGGCAAATGGATGGCGGTCGCCTGCCGGCCGTGCATTCCCGCGCCGCGGCCCGTTGCACCCGCGAAATAAGCCTTCGGAAGCTGAGGACCAACGGGCCGCTCACAGGCTGCGTTTTGCCGTGAAACAAGTCGATACATGGTACTACCATGTATCGGCGCGGGACGGGAGATGAACTCAATGTTCTTGACGCACAACGCGGACCACATCTCTCTGTAGTGGCCGGTTCACGTCAAGATCAGGGCTGAGCGCAGCGACTTCGCGGGTTATGGGCCAG
It encodes the following:
- a CDS encoding SgcJ/EcaC family oxidoreductase — its product is MKRILLLPLLFGLMALPTARADQKEDDAAIHQRHDEWTAAWNKHDPKLLAAFFATDGDLINPWGRQAKGPAEIEKLFTDEHTGTGMAVGSTYTGTIENIRYLGKNVAVVDVAGEVQLAKAADGTEPPPVKHHLTWVAEKQHGKWMAVACRPCIPAPRPVAPAK